CACAGAAGTAATGGTCAATCACATTGGGGCCACAGAACGGCAAGTGGAAGATGACAAGGACTTGGGCAAAGGAATGCACAAAGCCTCCCACCCATGCTAGTCCCACGAGGACAGCACACGCCTGCCTGTTCATGATGGTGGTATAGTTGAggggcttgcagatggccacgtAGCGGTCATAGGCCATCACAGTGAGCAGGAAAATCTCAGTGCCACCAAAGAAATGGATGAAGAAGAGCTGTGTCATGCAGCCCCACAGAGATATGGTTTTCCTTTCAGCCAGCAGATCCAAGATGAGTTTGGGGGCCGTCGTGGAGGAGTAGCAGATTTCCACAAAGGACAGGTAgctgaggaagaagtacatgggggaACCGAGACTCCTGCTGGTCATGACCATGAGCACGATGAGAAAATTCCCCAGCACAATTGCCATGTACAAGAGCAGAAATATCACAAAGCAAACTCTCTGTACCTCTGGGTTGGGAGAAAGACCCAGAAAAATGAATTCAGTCACATTGTTTGTGAGATCCATGAGGTCTCCACCAAGAGGCTGCAGTTTGGGTGATGTGATCTGAAATGATAGAG
This is a stretch of genomic DNA from Nycticebus coucang isolate mNycCou1 chromosome 14, mNycCou1.pri, whole genome shotgun sequence. It encodes these proteins:
- the LOC128565816 gene encoding olfactory receptor 4X2-like, whose translation is MDLTNNVTEFIFLGLSPNPEVQRVCFVIFLLLYMAIVLGNFLIVLMVMTSRSLGSPMYFFLSYLSFVEICYSSTTAPKLILDLLAERKTISLWGCMTQLFFIHFFGGTEIFLLTVMAYDRYVAICKPLNYTTIMNRQACAVLVGLAWVGGFVHSFAQVLVIFHLPFCGPNVIDHYFCDLLPLLKLVCSDTFLLGLLIVANGGTLSVISFVVLLGSYVVILLHLRIRSSEGRRKALSTCGAHVTMVILFFGPCIFIYLRPSATLAVDKMVAVFYTVITPLLNPFIYSLRNAEVKRAMKRLWIRTMRREEK